From one Comamonas piscis genomic stretch:
- a CDS encoding M48 family metallopeptidase produces the protein MPELPHPSSLLRCACHGRRAWLQTLVAGAAVAATASAGTAWAQVEVGKSSVLRNLVPAETLEQAAQQQYAELLAQAKQQGALAGPGNAQLQRLQTIAQRLIAQAQVWNPRAKDWRWEVNLIGSKQINAFCMPGGKIVFYTGLIDQLQLSDDEIAMVMGHEMAHALREHSREQLAKTQATGLGIRLGAAVFGLGDMGTAAANLGGQLLTLKFSRSDESDADLVGLEIAARAGYAPQAAVSLWEKMGAATGKGGIGFLSTHPTGPDRIASLQSNVPKVQGLYERAKR, from the coding sequence ATGCCTGAGCTGCCCCACCCCTCCTCCTTGTTGCGCTGTGCCTGCCACGGGCGGCGTGCCTGGTTGCAGACCTTGGTAGCGGGGGCTGCGGTAGCCGCGACCGCTAGCGCGGGCACCGCCTGGGCACAGGTGGAAGTGGGCAAATCCTCGGTGCTGCGCAACCTGGTGCCGGCCGAGACCCTGGAGCAGGCGGCGCAGCAACAATACGCCGAGCTGCTGGCGCAGGCCAAACAACAAGGCGCGCTGGCTGGCCCGGGCAATGCGCAACTGCAGCGGCTGCAAACGATTGCCCAGCGCCTGATTGCGCAGGCCCAGGTCTGGAATCCGCGCGCCAAGGACTGGCGCTGGGAGGTGAACCTGATTGGCAGCAAGCAGATCAACGCCTTTTGCATGCCCGGCGGCAAGATCGTGTTCTATACCGGGCTGATCGACCAGCTCCAGCTCAGCGATGACGAGATTGCGATGGTCATGGGCCATGAGATGGCGCATGCGCTGCGCGAGCATTCGCGCGAACAACTGGCCAAGACGCAGGCCACCGGCCTGGGCATCCGCCTGGGGGCGGCCGTGTTTGGCCTGGGCGATATGGGCACGGCGGCGGCTAACCTGGGCGGCCAGTTGCTGACCCTCAAGTTCAGCCGCTCCGATGAATCGGATGCCGACTTGGTGGGGCTGGAGATCGCAGCACGCGCGGGCTACGCACCGCAGGCCGCTGTCAGCCTGTGGGAGAAGATGGGCGCTGCCACCGGCAAGGGCGGCATTGGCTTTCTCTCCACCCACCCGACCGGCCCGGACCGCATTGCCAGCCTGCAGTCGAATGTGCCCAAGGTGCAGGGCCTCTACGAGCGGGCCAAGCGCTGA
- a CDS encoding collagen-like protein: MNLVTSFFHSRWLAGGIMALAASAAWSADTSFKPAAGSGFVIKGQANQDLFRVQGTGETFAPPLPSAPATGTEQLCMDPATGRLLRCEPGVGTGPAGPIGPIGPQGVVGPIGETGPIGPAGPTGATGPAGATGPIGATGPAGSAGPTGATGATGAAGPIGPNGATGSTGLQGPVGNTGATGGQGPQGPTGPAGPTGATGSIATIHAVEIVGTGELCQAVACCATGEQVVGGGHEAFNTRPGNAAYDVRVSMSAPGTPAACNGAQGWSVRVLNSFSGDNSVSCKATALCAPAAPAVP, translated from the coding sequence ATGAACCTCGTCACCTCCTTCTTCCACAGCCGTTGGCTGGCCGGCGGCATCATGGCCCTGGCGGCCAGCGCCGCATGGTCTGCGGACACCAGCTTCAAACCGGCCGCTGGTTCTGGCTTTGTCATCAAGGGCCAGGCCAACCAGGACCTGTTCCGCGTGCAGGGCACCGGCGAAACCTTTGCCCCACCGCTGCCCAGCGCGCCGGCCACCGGCACCGAGCAGCTGTGCATGGACCCCGCTACGGGTCGCTTGCTGCGCTGTGAGCCTGGTGTTGGCACGGGCCCCGCTGGCCCGATCGGTCCCATCGGCCCCCAAGGTGTTGTTGGTCCGATCGGAGAAACGGGTCCCATCGGTCCTGCAGGCCCGACAGGCGCTACCGGCCCTGCAGGTGCGACGGGCCCCATCGGCGCCACTGGCCCTGCGGGCTCCGCTGGACCTACGGGTGCCACTGGCGCTACCGGCGCAGCAGGCCCAATAGGTCCTAACGGTGCAACAGGCTCTACAGGCCTTCAAGGTCCTGTCGGCAACACAGGCGCTACGGGTGGGCAGGGCCCTCAGGGTCCCACCGGCCCAGCCGGACCTACAGGCGCAACGGGCTCGATTGCCACCATTCACGCCGTAGAGATTGTCGGCACTGGTGAGCTGTGCCAGGCAGTAGCTTGCTGCGCAACGGGCGAGCAAGTGGTCGGTGGCGGTCATGAAGCCTTCAACACCCGCCCCGGCAATGCAGCCTACGATGTCCGCGTGTCTATGAGCGCTCCGGGCACCCCCGCTGCATGCAATGGTGCACAAGGCTGGTCGGTGCGGGTGCTCAACTCGTTCAGTGGCGACAACTCCGTGTCTTGCAAGGCCACTGCGCTTTGCGCCCCGGCCGCGCCCGCCGTCCCATGA
- a CDS encoding aspartyl/asparaginyl beta-hydroxylase domain-containing protein: protein MTLAAASSSQAQPRQGLRLQGITTMRLPWRLEGAAALQQAQQLPESWWRMHFNQGRHDGGWQALALRASAQAPSDIVPMDGELSGYADCEALQACPAIADLLRSLDLQWKSVRLMRLQPDSEIMEHSDAGLCAAEGDARLHIPLQTEEKVFFHLGGQRVPMRVGECWYTDVSLPHRVRNRSGKARIHLVADALVDERLAQAFAAGDQGEPASDDGDPWLAFNQFRERVFAQASLADALANCTDLASLSARSIALGQAQGLVFDASDVESAMKAGRRAWNAQWML, encoded by the coding sequence ATGACCCTGGCAGCCGCTTCCAGCTCCCAAGCGCAGCCCCGTCAAGGTCTGCGCCTGCAGGGCATCACCACCATGCGCCTGCCCTGGCGCCTGGAGGGAGCGGCCGCTTTGCAACAAGCACAACAGCTGCCCGAATCCTGGTGGCGCATGCATTTCAACCAGGGCCGGCACGATGGCGGATGGCAGGCACTGGCCTTGCGGGCGTCGGCCCAGGCGCCCTCTGACATCGTGCCTATGGATGGTGAGCTGAGCGGGTATGCAGACTGCGAAGCGTTGCAGGCCTGTCCAGCCATCGCAGACCTGTTGCGCAGCCTGGACCTGCAGTGGAAATCCGTGCGCCTGATGCGCCTGCAGCCGGACAGTGAAATCATGGAGCACAGCGATGCAGGCCTGTGCGCTGCCGAAGGCGATGCCCGGCTGCACATTCCCCTGCAAACCGAAGAAAAGGTTTTTTTCCACCTGGGCGGCCAGCGCGTGCCGATGCGCGTGGGTGAGTGCTGGTACACCGATGTATCCCTGCCCCACCGCGTGCGCAACCGCAGCGGCAAAGCACGTATCCATCTGGTCGCAGATGCACTGGTGGACGAGCGCTTGGCCCAAGCCTTTGCAGCCGGCGACCAAGGCGAGCCAGCATCCGATGACGGTGACCCCTGGCTGGCCTTCAACCAATTTCGCGAACGCGTATTTGCGCAAGCATCGCTGGCCGATGCGCTGGCCAACTGCACCGACCTGGCCAGCCTGAGCGCCCGCAGCATCGCGCTGGGCCAGGCCCAGGGCCTGGTGTTTGATGCCTCTGATGTCGAATCGGCGATGAAGGCCGGGCGCCGCGCCTGGAATGCCCAATGGATGCTCTGA
- a CDS encoding sulfotransferase family protein, translated as MDALNLQGWRPVRLYRDGNQTMVDWARLGDAPLRAPFYQESLKPLLNTPFNQAFRRQTPLDVLLAWHVQSPGISPCLLVFHVSRCGSTLFPQALAEGAHHLAMSEPPPVDFLLREALVNGWLSPAQAIAALRAWMSAWAQRSDAASPALQSASLKIDAWNTDQAPLLMQAWPEALPVFLTREPLAVLVSQMQERALYLVPGAFGPTFGLPGLSLLEQATMPPEQYCARMLGRIYADMARVADPAQALVLDHAQLPEAIEQLVLPRLSWQPDAPAMRALRERLSRHGKRPHEPFAQDTSDKHAKASTALRALAEQWMAPHYQQLRARCEAHDRAETLTEAAI; from the coding sequence ATGGATGCTCTGAACCTCCAGGGCTGGCGGCCCGTTCGGCTGTACCGAGATGGCAACCAGACCATGGTGGACTGGGCACGCCTGGGCGATGCCCCGCTGCGCGCGCCCTTCTACCAAGAGAGCCTCAAGCCGCTGCTGAACACCCCGTTCAACCAGGCATTTCGCCGCCAGACGCCGCTGGACGTGCTGCTGGCCTGGCATGTGCAGTCGCCGGGCATTTCGCCTTGCCTCTTGGTCTTCCATGTCTCGCGCTGCGGCTCCACCTTGTTCCCCCAGGCATTGGCGGAAGGCGCCCACCACCTGGCAATGTCCGAGCCACCGCCGGTCGACTTTTTGCTGCGCGAAGCGCTGGTCAACGGCTGGCTCAGCCCAGCACAAGCCATCGCCGCCTTGCGCGCCTGGATGAGCGCCTGGGCGCAGCGCAGCGATGCGGCCAGCCCCGCACTGCAATCGGCCAGCCTCAAGATTGATGCCTGGAACACCGACCAGGCACCGCTATTGATGCAGGCCTGGCCCGAGGCCTTGCCGGTGTTCCTGACCCGCGAGCCGCTGGCCGTGTTGGTGTCGCAAATGCAGGAGCGCGCTTTATATCTGGTACCCGGCGCCTTTGGCCCCACATTCGGCCTGCCGGGCCTGAGCCTGCTGGAGCAGGCAACGATGCCGCCCGAGCAGTACTGCGCCCGCATGCTGGGCCGCATTTATGCGGACATGGCCCGGGTGGCTGATCCGGCCCAGGCGCTGGTGCTTGACCATGCCCAGCTGCCGGAGGCCATTGAGCAACTGGTACTGCCACGGCTGTCCTGGCAGCCCGATGCCCCGGCGATGCGCGCGCTGCGCGAGCGCCTGTCACGTCACGGCAAACGGCCCCATGAGCCCTTTGCCCAGGACACCAGCGACAAACATGCCAAGGCCAGCACCGCATTGCGCGCACTGGCCGAGCAATGGATGGCCCCCCATTACCAGCAATTGCGGGCCCGGTGCGAAGCCCATGACCGCGCAGAGACTCTCACCGAGGCCGCCATATGA
- a CDS encoding phage tail protein encodes MEAFIGLITIFGGTYAPRGWAFCNGQLLSVAQNSALFSLLGTTYGGNGQTTFALPDLRGRVPLGMGQGAGLPTYTLGEKAGTPTVTLGLQQMPIHNHPTTVTQTSMMASTSAGTLQVPVTGSLLAQSNQRDAQYVELANAGSTVPLGGAPTASVEVGQVGGSQAFPIMQPYLSLNFIIALEGIYPSRN; translated from the coding sequence ATGGAAGCATTTATCGGCCTGATCACTATATTTGGCGGCACGTATGCCCCCCGAGGTTGGGCTTTTTGCAACGGCCAATTGCTGTCTGTTGCCCAGAACTCAGCGCTATTTTCTCTATTGGGAACGACCTATGGAGGGAATGGCCAAACCACTTTTGCGCTGCCCGATTTGCGAGGGCGGGTACCTTTGGGTATGGGCCAGGGGGCTGGATTGCCTACTTATACCCTGGGAGAAAAGGCTGGTACTCCTACAGTCACACTGGGGCTTCAGCAAATGCCTATTCATAATCACCCCACCACTGTCACCCAAACCAGCATGATGGCCAGCACCTCTGCAGGCACATTGCAGGTACCAGTTACAGGCTCTTTACTGGCCCAATCCAACCAGCGCGATGCGCAGTACGTTGAATTGGCAAACGCCGGGTCAACCGTTCCCTTGGGTGGTGCGCCAACCGCAAGCGTCGAGGTAGGGCAGGTTGGCGGATCGCAGGCTTTCCCCATCATGCAACCCTATCTGAGCTTGAATTTCATCATTGCATTGGAAGGCATTTACCCCTCGCGCAACTGA
- the cysC gene encoding adenylyl-sulfate kinase → MTGRTDSAASIFPPGQAVLPAQRSALMGHAPCCIWLTGLSASGKTSLAHAVERALHQRGCHTYALDGDNLRQGLNADLGFSAEARAENIRRMAHVARLMADAGLVVIVSAISPFAADRAQARALFAPGAFVEVFVDTPLAVCEARDPKGLYARARRGELRDFTGIDSPYERPLQPELHLRGEDLAPEAALRAVLAYLDALGLQQKRPC, encoded by the coding sequence ATGACCGGCCGCACCGATTCCGCTGCCTCCATCTTCCCGCCTGGCCAGGCGGTGCTACCGGCGCAACGCTCGGCGCTGATGGGCCATGCGCCTTGCTGCATCTGGCTCACCGGTTTATCCGCCTCAGGCAAGACCAGTCTGGCCCATGCGGTGGAGCGTGCCTTGCACCAGCGCGGCTGCCACACCTATGCGCTGGATGGCGACAACCTGCGCCAGGGGCTCAATGCCGATCTGGGTTTTAGCGCCGAGGCGCGGGCGGAGAATATCCGTCGCATGGCGCATGTGGCGCGGCTGATGGCCGATGCTGGTTTGGTCGTCATCGTCTCAGCGATTTCGCCGTTTGCAGCAGACCGAGCGCAGGCGCGGGCCTTGTTTGCGCCGGGGGCCTTTGTCGAGGTTTTTGTGGATACGCCCTTGGCCGTCTGTGAGGCACGCGATCCCAAGGGCTTGTATGCGCGCGCCCGGCGGGGCGAGCTGCGCGACTTTACCGGTATCGACAGCCCGTATGAGCGGCCTCTGCAGCCGGAGCTGCATTTGCGAGGAGAAGACTTGGCGCCTGAAGCTGCGCTGAGAGCTGTACTGGCGTATCTGGATGCGCTGGGCTTGCAGCAGAAGCGGCCCTGCTGA
- a CDS encoding GNAT family N-acetyltransferase: protein MPSELPAALLLGRLQLRQSLASDADFLRVLYRDVRSDELAVTGWPPEAIYAFCQSQFDFQLQHYRSYYPEALHYLVERDGQPIGRLIVDDSVVALRVVDISLLAAQRGQGLGSVLLLWLCERADAQRQPLALSVEPQNRARHLYGRLGFVQLPGDGLYLNMRREPSNMESAE from the coding sequence ATGCCCTCTGAGCTGCCTGCAGCCCTGCTGCTAGGCCGCTTGCAGCTGCGCCAGTCTTTGGCGTCAGATGCTGATTTTTTGCGTGTCCTTTACCGGGATGTGCGCAGCGACGAGCTGGCAGTGACCGGCTGGCCGCCTGAGGCCATCTATGCCTTCTGCCAGTCGCAGTTTGATTTTCAGCTTCAGCACTACCGCAGCTACTACCCCGAGGCGCTGCATTACCTGGTTGAGCGGGATGGCCAACCGATTGGGCGGCTGATCGTCGATGACAGCGTTGTTGCACTGCGGGTCGTCGATATCTCGCTGCTGGCTGCACAGCGTGGCCAAGGCCTGGGCAGCGTGCTGCTGCTTTGGCTGTGCGAACGCGCCGATGCCCAGCGGCAGCCGCTGGCGCTGAGTGTGGAGCCCCAGAACCGGGCGCGCCATTTATATGGGCGGCTGGGATTTGTGCAACTGCCAGGCGATGGCCTGTATTTGAATATGCGCCGTGAGCCTAGCAACATGGAGTCTGCCGAATGA
- a CDS encoding DUF6916 family protein — MPEATYQLDDAVWSRVLTQEMASQLPGQSLVFLAGDTAGQTHQIPLLVTAFEQPSRTVPGMAMFRLNFQGPAAPVLPSQTYRARHADWGDFAIMVSAIGADAQGVYYEAQFSHAL; from the coding sequence TTGCCAGAAGCCACTTACCAACTGGATGACGCCGTATGGTCGCGGGTGCTGACGCAGGAGATGGCCAGCCAGCTCCCGGGCCAGTCGCTGGTGTTTCTCGCGGGGGACACGGCGGGGCAGACGCACCAGATTCCACTGTTGGTCACGGCTTTTGAGCAGCCAAGTCGTACCGTTCCAGGCATGGCCATGTTCCGGCTCAATTTTCAGGGCCCCGCGGCCCCGGTTCTGCCCAGCCAGACCTACCGCGCACGCCATGCGGACTGGGGCGACTTTGCGATCATGGTGTCTGCCATCGGTGCCGATGCGCAGGGCGTCTATTACGAAGCCCAATTCAGCCATGCCCTCTGA
- a CDS encoding DMT family transporter yields MTQTSSSMASPASSSFFSASAQGIALVAIAGVLWGTSGTAQYLGAAGLSPFWVGAVQLAVAAAFLGLSLLWARRGNTGSLVLRPSQAGLRLSSFFWASLGIGGYSVFFYAGLQMAGVGVGTAVAIGSSPIWAGLLQALVLRAPLSPLWWLGTLVSVAGGVAMVLGEGGGSQVSWPGLALCLLAGLSYAGYALVNKRLVSHMPPKVVNFYVFSGAALLALPVAALYAGMPQWSLSAVLVVVYLGAVVSGIAHLLFSMGLRHISGPTGVALSLIEPVAAFVLAVWIVGEHQPWVAWVGLAAVLLGLWVVVKAEMRG; encoded by the coding sequence ATGACACAGACTTCCAGCAGCATGGCCTCCCCCGCAAGCTCTTCTTTTTTCAGCGCCTCCGCGCAGGGCATTGCGCTGGTCGCCATTGCCGGCGTGCTCTGGGGCACCAGCGGCACGGCCCAGTACCTGGGGGCGGCGGGCTTGTCGCCGTTTTGGGTAGGCGCTGTGCAGCTGGCGGTGGCGGCGGCATTCTTGGGCCTGAGCCTGCTCTGGGCCCGGCGTGGCAACACCGGCAGCCTGGTGCTGCGGCCCAGCCAGGCGGGGCTGCGGCTGTCGTCGTTTTTCTGGGCATCGCTGGGCATCGGCGGTTACAGCGTGTTCTTCTACGCCGGGCTGCAAATGGCAGGGGTAGGGGTGGGCACGGCGGTGGCCATTGGCAGTAGCCCCATCTGGGCGGGCCTGTTGCAGGCCTTGGTGCTGCGCGCGCCGCTGTCGCCGCTGTGGTGGCTGGGCACCTTGGTCAGTGTGGCGGGGGGTGTGGCGATGGTGCTGGGTGAGGGCGGCGGCAGCCAGGTCTCCTGGCCCGGCCTGGCGCTGTGCCTGCTGGCGGGGCTGTCGTACGCCGGCTATGCGCTGGTCAACAAGCGTCTTGTCAGCCATATGCCCCCCAAGGTGGTGAACTTTTATGTGTTCAGCGGCGCGGCATTGCTGGCCCTGCCTGTTGCCGCGCTGTATGCGGGCATGCCGCAGTGGAGTTTGTCTGCCGTGCTGGTCGTCGTCTACTTGGGTGCCGTTGTCTCGGGCATCGCGCACCTGCTGTTTTCGATGGGCCTGCGCCATATCTCCGGGCCCACTGGCGTGGCGCTCAGCCTCATCGAGCCAGTGGCGGCCTTTGTGCTGGCGGTGTGGATTGTTGGCGAGCACCAGCCTTGGGTGGCCTGGGTGGGCTTGGCGGCGGTGCTGCTGGGGCTGTGGGTGGTCGTGAAGGCGGAGATGCGGGGCTGA